One Leopardus geoffroyi isolate Oge1 chromosome C1, O.geoffroyi_Oge1_pat1.0, whole genome shotgun sequence DNA segment encodes these proteins:
- the BCL9 gene encoding B-cell CLL/lymphoma 9 protein isoform X1, with the protein MHSSNPKVRNSPSGNTQSSPKSKQEVMVRPPTVMSPSGNPQLDSKFSNQGKQGGSASQSQPSPCDSKSGGHTPKAPPGPGGSMGLKNGAGNGAKGKGKRERSISADSFDQRDPGTPNDDSDIKECNSADHIKSQDSQHTPHSMTPSNATAPRSSTPSHGQTTAPEPTPAQKTPAKVVYVFSTEMANKAAEAVLKGQVETIVTFHIQNISNSKTERSTAPLNTQISALRNDPKPLPPQPPAPASQDQNSSQNTRLQPTPPTPAPAPKPAAPPRPLDRDSPGVENKLIPPGGSPASSTPLPPDGTGPNSTPNNRAVTPVSQGSSSSSADPKAAPPPPASSGEPPALGENPDGLSQEQLEHRERSLQTLRDIQRMLFPDEKEFTGGQSGGPQQNTGVLDGPQKKPEGPIQAMMAQSQSLGKGPGPRTDVGAPFGPQGHRDVPFSPDEMVPPSMNSQSGPMGPDHLDHMTPEQIAWLKLQQEFYEEKRRKQEHAVVQQCSLQDMMVHQHGPRGVGRGPPPPYQMAPGEGWGPGGAEPFADGISMPHSLPPRGMAPHPNMAGSQMRLPGFAGMINSEMEGPNVPNPASRPGLSGVSWPDDVPKIADGRNFPPGQGVFSGPGRGERFPNPQGLSEEMFQQQLAEKQLGLPPGMSMESIRPSMEMNRLIPGSQRHMEPGSSPIFPRIPVEGPLSPSRGDFPKGMPPQMGPGRELEFGMVPGGMKGDVSLNVNMGSNPQMIPQKMREAGTGPEEMMKLRPGGTDVLSAQQKMVPLPFGEHPQQEYGMGPRPFLPMSQGPGSNSGLRSLREPVGPDQRTNSRLSHMPALPLNPSSNPTSLNTAPPVQRGLGRKPLDISAAGSQGHSPGINPLKSPTVCQVQSPMLGSPSGNLKSPQTPSQLAGMLAGPAAAASIKSPPVLGSAAASPVHLKSPSLPAPSPGWTSSPKPPLQSPGIPPNHKAPLTMASPAMLGSVESGGPPPPTASQSASVNIPGSLPSSTPYTMPPEPTLSQNPLSIMMSRMSKFAMPSSTPLYHDAIKTVASSDDDSPPARSPNLPSMNNMPGMGINTQNPRISGPNPVVPMPTLSPMGMTQPLSHSNQMPSPNAMGPNIPPHGVPMGPGLMSHNPIMGHGSQEPPMVPQGRMGFPQGFPPVQSPPQQAPFPHNGPSGGQGSFPGAMGFPGEGPLGRPSTLPQSSADAALCKPGGPGGPDSFTVLGNSMPSVFTDPDLQEVIRPGATGIPEFDLSRIIPSEKPSQTLQYFPRGEVPGRKQPQGPGPGFSHMQGMMGEQAPRMGLALPGMGGPGPVGTPDIPLGTAPSMPGHNPMRPPAFLQQGMMGPHHRMMSPAQSTMPGQPTLMSNPAAAVGMIPGKDRGPAGLYTHPGPVGSPGMMMSMQGMMGPQQNIMIPPQMRPRGMAADVGMGGFSQGPGNPGNMMF; encoded by the exons AATGTAATTCTGCTGACCACATAAAGTCCCAGGATTCCCAGCACACGCCACACTCGATGACCCCGTCAAATGCTACAGCCCCCAGGTCTTCCACCCCCTCCCATGGCCAGACTACTGCTCCAGAGCCCACACCTGCTCAGAAGACTCCCGCCAAAGTGGTGTATGTGTTTTCTACTGAGATGGCCAATAA AGCTGCGGAAGCTGTGTTGAAGGGCCAGGTTGAAACTATCGTCACTTTCCACATCCAGAACATCTCTAACAGCAAGACAGAGCGAAGCACAGCCCCTCTG AACACACAGATATCTGCCCTTCGGAATGATCCGAAACCCCTCCCACCACAGCCCCCAGCTCCGGCCAGCCAGGACCAGAATTCTTCCCAGAATACCAGGCTGCAGCCGACCCCGCCCACTCCGGCACCAGCACCCAAGCCTGCTGCACCCCCGCGTCCTCTGGACCGGGACAGTCCTGgtgtagaaaacaaactgatcCCTCCTGGGGGCAGCCCCGCCAGCTCCACGCCACTGCCCCCAGACGGTACTGGGCCGAACTCGACACCCAATAACCGAGCGGTGACCCCTGTCTCCCAGGGGAGCAGCAGCTCTTCAGCAGATCCCAAAGCCGCCCCACCTCCACCAGCGTCCAGTGGCGAGCCCCCCGCGCTGGGAGAGAACCCCGATGGCCTGTCTCAGGAGCAGCTGGAGCACCGGGAGCGCTCCTTACAAACGCTCCGAGATATCCAACGGATGCTTTTCCCCGACGAGAAAGAATTCACAGGAGGACAAAGTGGGGGACCCCAGCAGAACACTGGGGTATTAGATGGACCTCAGAAAAAACCAGAAGGGCCGATCCAGGCCATGATGGCTCAATCCCAAAGCCTAGGGAAGGGACCTGGGCCCCGGACAGATGTGGGAGCTCCATTTGGCCCTCAAGGACATAGAGATGTGCCCTTTTCTCCAGATGAAATGGTTCCACCTTCCATGAACTCCCAGTCTGGGCCCATGGGACCTGACCACCTGGACCACATGACCCCCGAGCAGATAGCTTGGCTGAAGCTGCAGCAGGAGTTTTacgaggagaaaaggaggaagcaggagcACGCTGTCGTGCAGCAGTGCTCCCTCCAGGACATGATGGTCCATCAGCATGGGCCTCGGGGCGTGGGCCGAGGGCCTCCCCCTCCATACCAGATGGCCCCCGGTGAAGGCTGGGGTCCGGGGGGCGCAGAGCCCTTTGCTGATGGGATCAGCATGCCTCATTCTCTGCCCCCGAGGGGCATGGCTCCCCACCCCAACATGGCAGGGAGCCAGATGCGCCTCCCTGGGTTTGCGGGAATGATCAACTCTGAAATGGAGGGACCGAACGTCCCCAACCCAGCATCGAGACCGGGTCTTTCTGGAGTCAGTTGGCCAGACGATGTGCCAAAAATCGCAGACGGTCGAAACTTCCCGCCTGGCCAGGGTGTCTTCAGTGGTCCTGGCCGAGGGGAACGCTTCCCAAACCCCCAAGGATTGTCCGAAGAGATGTTTCAACAGCAGCTGGCGGAGAAGCAGCTGGGCCTCCCCCCGGGGATGAGCATGGAAAGCATCAGGCCCAGCATGGAGATGAACAGGCTGATCCCCGGCTCCCAGCGACACATGGAGCCTGGGAGCAGTCCCATTTTCCCTCGAATACCCGTCGAGGGCCCTCTGAGTCCCTCTCGGGGCGACTTTCCGAAAGGAATGCCCCCGCAGATGGGCCCTGGTCGGGAACTGGAGTTTGGGATGGTTCCCGGTGGGATGAAGGGAGATGTCAGTCTGAACGTCAACATGGGATCCAACCCTCAGATGATACCTCAGAAGATGAGAGAGGCTGGGACGGGCCCTGAGGAGATGATGAAGTTACGCCCGGGTGGCACAGACGTGCTGTCTGCTCAGCAGAAGATGGTGCCCCTGCCGTTTGGGGAGCACCCCCAGCAAGAGTACGGCATGGGCCCCAGGCCGTTTCTCCCCATGTCTCAGGGTCCAGGCAGCAACAGTGGCTTGCGGAGTCTCAGAGAACCAGTCGGGCCCGACCAAAGGACTAACAGCCGGCTCAGTCATATGCCAGCACTACCTctcaacccttccagtaaccccaCTAGCCTCAACACCGCTCCTCCAGTGCAGCGTGGCCTGGGGCGGAAGCCCTTGGATATATCTGCGGCAGGCAGCCAGGGGCACTCCCCAGGCATCAACCCTCTGAAGTCTCCCACGGTGTGCCAAGTCCAGTCACCAATGCTGGGCTCGCCCTCGGGGAACCTCAAGTCCCCCCAGACTCCATCGCAGCTGGCAGGCATGCTGGCGGGCCCGGCTGCTGCTGCGTCCATTAAGTCCCCCCCTGTCTTGGGGTCTGCTGCTGCTTCGCCTGTTCACCTCAAGTCTCCATCACTTCCTGCCCCGTCACCTGGATGGACCTCCTCTCCAAAACCTCCCCTCCAGAGTCCCGGGATCCCTCCAAACCATAAAGCACCCCTCACCATGGCCTCCCCAGCCATGCTGGGCAGTGTAGAGTCAG gCGGCCCCCCACCTCCTACAGCCAGCCAGTCTGCCTCTGTGAATATCCCTGGAAGTCTTCCCTCTAGTACACCTTACACCATGCCTCCCGAGCCAACCCTTTCCCAGAACCCTCTGTCTATTATGATGTCTCGAATGTCCAAGTTCGCAATGCCCAGTTCTACCCCTTTATACCACGACGCCATCAAGACTGTGGCCAGCTCCGATGACGACTCCCCTCCAGCTCGCTCTCCCAACTTGCCATCAATGAATAATATGCCAG ggATGGGCATTAATACACAGAATCCTCGAATTTCAGGTCCAAACCCCGTGGTTCCGATGCCAACCCTCAGCCCAATGGGAATGACCCAGCCGCTCTCTCACTCCAATCAGATGCCCTCTCCGAATGCCATGGGACCCAACATACCTCCTCATGGGGTCCCGATGGGGCCTGGCTTGATGTCACACAATCCTATCATGGGGCATGGGTCCCAGGAGCCTCCGATGGTACCTCAAGGACGGATGGGTTTCCCCCAGGGCTTCCCGCCAGTACAGTCTCCTCCACAGCAGGCTCCGTTCCCTCACAACGGCCccagtggggggcagggcagcttCCCAGGAGCTATGGGTTTCCCAGGAGAAGGCCCCCTTGGCCGCCCCAGCACCCTGCCCCAGAGTTCAGCAGATGCAGCACTTTGCAAGCCTGGAGGCCCCGGGGGTCCCGACTCCTTCACCGTCCTGGGGAACAGCATGCCTTCGGTGTTTACAGACCCAGACCTGCAGGAGGTCATCCGACCTGGAGCCACCGGAATCCCGGAGTTTGATCTGTCTCGCATTATTCCATCTGAGAAGCCTAGCCAGACACTGCAATATTTCCCTCGAGGGGAAGTCCCAGGCCGTAAACAGCCCCAGGGGCCTGGGCCTGGGTTTTCGCACATGCAGGGGATGATGGGCGAACAGGCCCCCAGAATGGGACTAGCATTACCTGGCATGGGAGGGCCAGGGCCAGTGGGAACTCCGGACATCCCTCTTGGCACGGCTCCATCCATGCCAGGCCACAACCCAATGAGACCACCAGCCTTTCTCCAGCAAGGCATGATGGGACCTCACCATCGGATGATGTCACCAGCACAATCTACAATGCCCGGCCAGCCTACCCTGATGAGCAATCCGGCTGCCGCCGTGGGCATGATTCCCGGCAAGGATCGGGGGCCTGCTGGGCTCTACACCCACCCTGGGCCTGTGGGCTCCCCAGGCATGATGATGTCCATGCAGGGCATGATGGGACCCCAACAGAACATCATGATCCCCCCACAGATGAGGCCCCGGGGCATGGCCGCTGACGTGGGCATGGGTGGATTCAGCCAAGGACCTGGCAACCCAGGAAACATgatgttttaa
- the BCL9 gene encoding B-cell CLL/lymphoma 9 protein isoform X5, whose translation MHSSNPKVRNSPSGNTQSSPKSKQEVMVRPPTVMSPSGNPQLDSKFSNQECNSADHIKSQDSQHTPHSMTPSNATAPRSSTPSHGQTTAPEPTPAQKTPAKVVYVFSTEMANKAAEAVLKGQVETIVTFHIQNISNSKTERSTAPLNTQISALRNDPKPLPPQPPAPASQDQNSSQNTRLQPTPPTPAPAPKPAAPPRPLDRDSPGVENKLIPPGGSPASSTPLPPDGTGPNSTPNNRAVTPVSQGSSSSSADPKAAPPPPASSGEPPALGENPDGLSQEQLEHRERSLQTLRDIQRMLFPDEKEFTGGQSGGPQQNTGVLDGPQKKPEGPIQAMMAQSQSLGKGPGPRTDVGAPFGPQGHRDVPFSPDEMVPPSMNSQSGPMGPDHLDHMTPEQIAWLKLQQEFYEEKRRKQEHAVVQQCSLQDMMVHQHGPRGVGRGPPPPYQMAPGEGWGPGGAEPFADGISMPHSLPPRGMAPHPNMAGSQMRLPGFAGMINSEMEGPNVPNPASRPGLSGVSWPDDVPKIADGRNFPPGQGVFSGPGRGERFPNPQGLSEEMFQQQLAEKQLGLPPGMSMESIRPSMEMNRLIPGSQRHMEPGSSPIFPRIPVEGPLSPSRGDFPKGMPPQMGPGRELEFGMVPGGMKGDVSLNVNMGSNPQMIPQKMREAGTGPEEMMKLRPGGTDVLSAQQKMVPLPFGEHPQQEYGMGPRPFLPMSQGPGSNSGLRSLREPVGPDQRTNSRLSHMPALPLNPSSNPTSLNTAPPVQRGLGRKPLDISAAGSQGHSPGINPLKSPTVCQVQSPMLGSPSGNLKSPQTPSQLAGMLAGPAAAASIKSPPVLGSAAASPVHLKSPSLPAPSPGWTSSPKPPLQSPGIPPNHKAPLTMASPAMLGSVESGGPPPPTASQSASVNIPGSLPSSTPYTMPPEPTLSQNPLSIMMSRMSKFAMPSSTPLYHDAIKTVASSDDDSPPARSPNLPSMNNMPGPNPVVPMPTLSPMGMTQPLSHSNQMPSPNAMGPNIPPHGVPMGPGLMSHNPIMGHGSQEPPMVPQGRMGFPQGFPPVQSPPQQAPFPHNGPSGGQGSFPGAMGFPGEGPLGRPSTLPQSSADAALCKPGGPGGPDSFTVLGNSMPSVFTDPDLQEVIRPGATGIPEFDLSRIIPSEKPSQTLQYFPRGEVPGRKQPQGPGPGFSHMQGMMGEQAPRMGLALPGMGGPGPVGTPDIPLGTAPSMPGHNPMRPPAFLQQGMMGPHHRMMSPAQSTMPGQPTLMSNPAAAVGMIPGKDRGPAGLYTHPGPVGSPGMMMSMQGMMGPQQNIMIPPQMRPRGMAADVGMGGFSQGPGNPGNMMF comes from the exons AATGTAATTCTGCTGACCACATAAAGTCCCAGGATTCCCAGCACACGCCACACTCGATGACCCCGTCAAATGCTACAGCCCCCAGGTCTTCCACCCCCTCCCATGGCCAGACTACTGCTCCAGAGCCCACACCTGCTCAGAAGACTCCCGCCAAAGTGGTGTATGTGTTTTCTACTGAGATGGCCAATAA AGCTGCGGAAGCTGTGTTGAAGGGCCAGGTTGAAACTATCGTCACTTTCCACATCCAGAACATCTCTAACAGCAAGACAGAGCGAAGCACAGCCCCTCTG AACACACAGATATCTGCCCTTCGGAATGATCCGAAACCCCTCCCACCACAGCCCCCAGCTCCGGCCAGCCAGGACCAGAATTCTTCCCAGAATACCAGGCTGCAGCCGACCCCGCCCACTCCGGCACCAGCACCCAAGCCTGCTGCACCCCCGCGTCCTCTGGACCGGGACAGTCCTGgtgtagaaaacaaactgatcCCTCCTGGGGGCAGCCCCGCCAGCTCCACGCCACTGCCCCCAGACGGTACTGGGCCGAACTCGACACCCAATAACCGAGCGGTGACCCCTGTCTCCCAGGGGAGCAGCAGCTCTTCAGCAGATCCCAAAGCCGCCCCACCTCCACCAGCGTCCAGTGGCGAGCCCCCCGCGCTGGGAGAGAACCCCGATGGCCTGTCTCAGGAGCAGCTGGAGCACCGGGAGCGCTCCTTACAAACGCTCCGAGATATCCAACGGATGCTTTTCCCCGACGAGAAAGAATTCACAGGAGGACAAAGTGGGGGACCCCAGCAGAACACTGGGGTATTAGATGGACCTCAGAAAAAACCAGAAGGGCCGATCCAGGCCATGATGGCTCAATCCCAAAGCCTAGGGAAGGGACCTGGGCCCCGGACAGATGTGGGAGCTCCATTTGGCCCTCAAGGACATAGAGATGTGCCCTTTTCTCCAGATGAAATGGTTCCACCTTCCATGAACTCCCAGTCTGGGCCCATGGGACCTGACCACCTGGACCACATGACCCCCGAGCAGATAGCTTGGCTGAAGCTGCAGCAGGAGTTTTacgaggagaaaaggaggaagcaggagcACGCTGTCGTGCAGCAGTGCTCCCTCCAGGACATGATGGTCCATCAGCATGGGCCTCGGGGCGTGGGCCGAGGGCCTCCCCCTCCATACCAGATGGCCCCCGGTGAAGGCTGGGGTCCGGGGGGCGCAGAGCCCTTTGCTGATGGGATCAGCATGCCTCATTCTCTGCCCCCGAGGGGCATGGCTCCCCACCCCAACATGGCAGGGAGCCAGATGCGCCTCCCTGGGTTTGCGGGAATGATCAACTCTGAAATGGAGGGACCGAACGTCCCCAACCCAGCATCGAGACCGGGTCTTTCTGGAGTCAGTTGGCCAGACGATGTGCCAAAAATCGCAGACGGTCGAAACTTCCCGCCTGGCCAGGGTGTCTTCAGTGGTCCTGGCCGAGGGGAACGCTTCCCAAACCCCCAAGGATTGTCCGAAGAGATGTTTCAACAGCAGCTGGCGGAGAAGCAGCTGGGCCTCCCCCCGGGGATGAGCATGGAAAGCATCAGGCCCAGCATGGAGATGAACAGGCTGATCCCCGGCTCCCAGCGACACATGGAGCCTGGGAGCAGTCCCATTTTCCCTCGAATACCCGTCGAGGGCCCTCTGAGTCCCTCTCGGGGCGACTTTCCGAAAGGAATGCCCCCGCAGATGGGCCCTGGTCGGGAACTGGAGTTTGGGATGGTTCCCGGTGGGATGAAGGGAGATGTCAGTCTGAACGTCAACATGGGATCCAACCCTCAGATGATACCTCAGAAGATGAGAGAGGCTGGGACGGGCCCTGAGGAGATGATGAAGTTACGCCCGGGTGGCACAGACGTGCTGTCTGCTCAGCAGAAGATGGTGCCCCTGCCGTTTGGGGAGCACCCCCAGCAAGAGTACGGCATGGGCCCCAGGCCGTTTCTCCCCATGTCTCAGGGTCCAGGCAGCAACAGTGGCTTGCGGAGTCTCAGAGAACCAGTCGGGCCCGACCAAAGGACTAACAGCCGGCTCAGTCATATGCCAGCACTACCTctcaacccttccagtaaccccaCTAGCCTCAACACCGCTCCTCCAGTGCAGCGTGGCCTGGGGCGGAAGCCCTTGGATATATCTGCGGCAGGCAGCCAGGGGCACTCCCCAGGCATCAACCCTCTGAAGTCTCCCACGGTGTGCCAAGTCCAGTCACCAATGCTGGGCTCGCCCTCGGGGAACCTCAAGTCCCCCCAGACTCCATCGCAGCTGGCAGGCATGCTGGCGGGCCCGGCTGCTGCTGCGTCCATTAAGTCCCCCCCTGTCTTGGGGTCTGCTGCTGCTTCGCCTGTTCACCTCAAGTCTCCATCACTTCCTGCCCCGTCACCTGGATGGACCTCCTCTCCAAAACCTCCCCTCCAGAGTCCCGGGATCCCTCCAAACCATAAAGCACCCCTCACCATGGCCTCCCCAGCCATGCTGGGCAGTGTAGAGTCAG gCGGCCCCCCACCTCCTACAGCCAGCCAGTCTGCCTCTGTGAATATCCCTGGAAGTCTTCCCTCTAGTACACCTTACACCATGCCTCCCGAGCCAACCCTTTCCCAGAACCCTCTGTCTATTATGATGTCTCGAATGTCCAAGTTCGCAATGCCCAGTTCTACCCCTTTATACCACGACGCCATCAAGACTGTGGCCAGCTCCGATGACGACTCCCCTCCAGCTCGCTCTCCCAACTTGCCATCAATGAATAATATGCCAG GTCCAAACCCCGTGGTTCCGATGCCAACCCTCAGCCCAATGGGAATGACCCAGCCGCTCTCTCACTCCAATCAGATGCCCTCTCCGAATGCCATGGGACCCAACATACCTCCTCATGGGGTCCCGATGGGGCCTGGCTTGATGTCACACAATCCTATCATGGGGCATGGGTCCCAGGAGCCTCCGATGGTACCTCAAGGACGGATGGGTTTCCCCCAGGGCTTCCCGCCAGTACAGTCTCCTCCACAGCAGGCTCCGTTCCCTCACAACGGCCccagtggggggcagggcagcttCCCAGGAGCTATGGGTTTCCCAGGAGAAGGCCCCCTTGGCCGCCCCAGCACCCTGCCCCAGAGTTCAGCAGATGCAGCACTTTGCAAGCCTGGAGGCCCCGGGGGTCCCGACTCCTTCACCGTCCTGGGGAACAGCATGCCTTCGGTGTTTACAGACCCAGACCTGCAGGAGGTCATCCGACCTGGAGCCACCGGAATCCCGGAGTTTGATCTGTCTCGCATTATTCCATCTGAGAAGCCTAGCCAGACACTGCAATATTTCCCTCGAGGGGAAGTCCCAGGCCGTAAACAGCCCCAGGGGCCTGGGCCTGGGTTTTCGCACATGCAGGGGATGATGGGCGAACAGGCCCCCAGAATGGGACTAGCATTACCTGGCATGGGAGGGCCAGGGCCAGTGGGAACTCCGGACATCCCTCTTGGCACGGCTCCATCCATGCCAGGCCACAACCCAATGAGACCACCAGCCTTTCTCCAGCAAGGCATGATGGGACCTCACCATCGGATGATGTCACCAGCACAATCTACAATGCCCGGCCAGCCTACCCTGATGAGCAATCCGGCTGCCGCCGTGGGCATGATTCCCGGCAAGGATCGGGGGCCTGCTGGGCTCTACACCCACCCTGGGCCTGTGGGCTCCCCAGGCATGATGATGTCCATGCAGGGCATGATGGGACCCCAACAGAACATCATGATCCCCCCACAGATGAGGCCCCGGGGCATGGCCGCTGACGTGGGCATGGGTGGATTCAGCCAAGGACCTGGCAACCCAGGAAACATgatgttttaa